ATTGCCGTTTCATTCTAAAATCCAAAGGTATGCGAAAAAAGTGGTTGGGTAAACAGCTATTTTAAAATGATGGTATTTGCCCCTTTTCTTTCGTAAGAAATTAAACTATTATATATTTAGATAATTAACTAATTATTAAAGAAGGGGATAAAATGAACGAAGTATTTAAGGCGTTAGCAGATCCGACTCGCAGGAAAATCCTCGATTTGTTAAAAGAGCGTGATTTAACAGCCGGTGAAATTGCTGATCATTTTGAGATGAGCAAACCGTCCATTAGCAACCATTTAAAAATACTGAAATCTGCCGGATTGGTTCTTGATGATAAACAGGGGCAGTTTGTCCTGTATTCGTTAAACTCGACTATCTTGCAGGATGTAATTAAGTGGTTATTAGACAAAAAAGGGAACGGAGATGAATAACATGAAAAAAAATAAGCTTTTTTATATTACGCTAGTTATTTCCTTTATTCCATTACTGATCAATA
Above is a genomic segment from Neobacillus endophyticus containing:
- a CDS encoding autorepressor SdpR family transcription factor; this encodes MNEVFKALADPTRRKILDLLKERDLTAGEIADHFEMSKPSISNHLKILKSAGLVLDDKQGQFVLYSLNSTILQDVIKWLLDKKGNGDE